A window from Vibrio cortegadensis encodes these proteins:
- the aroQ gene encoding type II 3-dehydroquinate dehydratase gives MPAKLSILLLNGPNLNLLGLREPAHYGSQTLDQIVTALSEQAKEAEVELTHLQSNREYELIEAIHAAYQKVDFIIINPAAFTHTSVALRDALLGVAIPFIEVHLSNVHAREPFRHHSYLSDKAEGVICGLGAQGYQFALAAALNKLQSK, from the coding sequence ATGCCTGCAAAGTTAAGCATTCTACTTCTGAATGGCCCAAATCTTAATCTACTCGGTTTAAGAGAGCCCGCACATTACGGTTCTCAAACGTTAGATCAAATAGTGACGGCCCTGTCAGAACAAGCCAAGGAAGCCGAGGTGGAGTTAACCCACCTGCAATCAAATCGTGAATATGAACTGATCGAAGCAATCCATGCCGCATACCAAAAGGTTGATTTTATCATCATCAACCCTGCCGCTTTTACTCATACGAGCGTAGCACTACGTGATGCATTGCTCGGGGTTGCGATCCCATTTATTGAAGTGCACTTATCCAATGTTCATGCACGTGAACCATTCCGCCATCACTCATATCTATCCGATAAAGCAGAAGGCGTTATTTGTGGATTAGGCGCGCAAGGTTATCAATTCGCTTTGGCTGCGGCGCTGAACAAGCTCCAGTCAAAGTAA